GGTCCCGTCACTGCGGGGAGAGGGGCTCAGGcatccggggacccccccaagaaTGGGGGAACCCCAAAATTGGGGGTTCCAGCCCAAAAGCAGACAGCAGacagcccgccccccccccccgtgcctcagtttccccccccgTACCGTGGTAGATGTCCTGCAGAGACCCCCCCCCGCACAGCTCCATGCAGATCCACAGCTTGTTgcacctgcgggggggggggatttgagggatttgggggggctgggggggttgggggggctggggggggattggggggacCCTCACCAGCTGTAGCTGCCAAAGTAGGCGATGATGTTGGGGTGCTGGCAGGACCGGACCATCAGGATCTCCTGCTGCAGCGTGGCGCAGTCGTCGTCTGGGGGGGCAGAGGcttgcgggggggcgggggggcaccccgggggtcccaggggggtcccgaGGGGTATTGGGGGGGTCTCGGGGCATCCCAGGGGGTCCCAAGGGTATTGGGGGGCGCTGGGGAGTCcggaggggtattgggggggtctcagggcatCCCAGGGGGTCCCGAGGGGTATtgagggggtcccgggggtctcgGTGCATCCCACGGGGTCCCGAGGGGtattgggggggtctcagggcatCCCAGGGGGTCCCGAGGGGtattgggggggtcctggggggtctcaGGGCATCCCAGGGGGTCCCGAGGGGtattgggggggtctcagggcatCCCAGGGGGTCCCGAGGGGtattggggggggtcctggggcgtCTCAGGGCATCCCAGGGGGTCCCGAGGGGtattgggggggtctcagggcaCCCCAGGGAGTCCCAAAGGGtattggggggccctggggggtgtcGGGGCTTCCCAAGAGCCCCCCgagggagtttgggggggctcagggacgTCCCCACAAAGGGCCGGGGGATTtaaggggtcctggggggggtcgggggtgttgggggctcccagggggtaTTGGGGTACGGGGGATCCCAGGGGGTCCCGCGGGGGGGGCCCTCACCCGCCTCCATCTTGACAACCTTGATGGCCGCCAGCTCGCCCGTGGCCTTGCTGCGGGCCTGGGGGGGCAGGGGCTCAgggcctcccagtgctcccagtgctcccagtgcccccagtgcccccggtGCATCTGGCACCGGGGTCTTTGGGGAGGACACTGGGAGCATTGCcagggactgggagcactgggagggaaccGGGAGGCACTGGCGGGGGACTGGGAGCATtgtggggggactgggagcactgagaGGGaagtgggagcactgggagggaaccGGGAGGCACTGGCGGGGGACTGGGAGCATTGTGGGgcgactgggagcactgggaaggaaCTGGGAGGTACTGCAGGGGAACTGGGAGCATTGAGAGGGGGACTGGGAGCATTGAgaggggtactgggagcactgagggggaactgggagcacttggagggaactgggaggcactgggggggactgggagcattgcgagggaactgggagcactgggaaggaaCTGAGAGGCACTGCGGGGGGACTGGGAGCATTGAGGGGGCATTGGAAGCATTGCggggggactgggagcagtgggagggaactgggagcaTTGGGGGGAGGACTGGGAGCACTGAGAGGGAACTGTGAGGCACTGGGGGCGGGACTGGGAGTATTGcggggggactgggagcactgggagggaaccgggaggcactggggggggacCGGGAGCAtccgggggggcactgggagcaatgagagggaactgggaggcactggggggggacagggaacATTGAGGGGGagtctgggagcactgggagggaaccgggaggcactggggggggactgggagcattgagggggggactgggagcactgagaggaaactgggaggcactgggggggaagtgggaggcactgggggggaagcgggaggcactggggggaagcgggaggcactgggggagcagggggcccCTTTGCGGGTAGAGGGGCACCTctcgccaccccccaccccgaggaCCCCGGTATCCGGGCGCTCCCCTGCACCCCGCGGCCAGTTTcgggggggtcacaggggtcacccaccccccccacccccattttttggggggggcccCCCATCACCTTATAGACCTCCCCGTAGGTGCCGCCGCCCAGGCGCTGCAGGACCTCGAACTCCtcctgggggtcccggtggaggTGACGGGGGTCCATGGcggtgccccccccacccgcacccccacccaccccgcaCCCCTCGGCACCCGCGAGCGAGGCCGAGCGGCGGGAGGTggcggccccccccaccccccacaagGCACTGCAGcggaaggggaaactgaggcacggcccACTGGGGAGCCAGGCATCCGGTTtcggggccggcggcggcaccAGTTTGAGACCAGTTTGTCCCCCCGCTGCCCCAGTCTGGGCCCAGTAtgatcccagtgtccccagtttGAGACCAGTATCGCCAGTTTGATACCAGTATCGCCAGTTTGATCCCAGTAGCCCCCATAAGAGCCCAGTTTGGCCTCAGTGTGGCCCCCCCACAATGTGCCCCgctgtgtcccagtgccccccagtatggcccagtccATCCAAGTGGGAACCCTACCTCCACCCCCAGTAtgcccagtccatcccagtgggAACCCCGCCTCCacccccagtatggcccagtctATCCCAGTGGGaacccccctccacccccagtatggcccagtccatcccagtgggAACCCTGCCTCCacccccagtatggcccagtccatcccagtgggaaccccacctccacccccagtatggcccagtccatcccagtgggAGCCCCGCCTCCacccccagtatggcccagtccatcccagtggaAACCCCCCTCCACCCTCAATATGGCCCAGTCCATCCCAGTAGGAACCTCCCTCTCATTGATCCCCCCAGTTTGGTCCAGTCAGACCATGCCGAGACCCCCCGCCCGTACTGGGCAGAGGCGCTGTGGGCGTGGCCCGCCTCTGTGGGCGTGGCTCTGAGGGATGGGCGCGGCCTGCCCTGTGGGCGGGGCCTGTAGATGTGGGCGGAGCCAAGGGGTATAAGCCGCCTCTGCTTCCCCCCGCTCTCGCCTTCCCCTTTCTGCGCCTGCGCGCCGCTCCTTCACGCCCCGCCTCCAGTCCGCCACCGTCCCGTCATGCCCGGCGAGCGCCCACGCCGGAAGCGGAAGTTGCCTCGTCCACCGGAGCCCGGTACCGCTCTTCCGTTTCCGGCGGCACCGCGAGTCATGGCGCTTTTCGAGCAGATGCGGGCTAACGTGGGCAAACTGCTGCGGGGCATCGACCGGTAccggcggggggggaccccgggggcggGGACGGAGgaccccgggggcggggggtgggggggagctcggcggggcggggggcatcgGCCGGGACCGGTGGAGGGCGCCGGGATGGGGGACGTTCATGGGCCGGTAATGGCGGGGGGAGCCGGGTTCGGGAGCGCCGAGGAGCCCCCGGGGACGGGGTGTTGGGGGCGGTGGGGCTCGGTACAGCGTGGCCGGTAACGGCGGGTCCCGGTGGGGTGCGgcccccctgtccccgcaggTACAACCCCGAGAACCTGGCCACGCTGGAGCGGTACGTGGAGACGCAGGCCAAGGAGAACGCCTACGACCTGGAGGCCAACCTGGCCGTGCTGAAGCTgtgagcggggccggcgggcccggggggggaagggggacccaccacgtcccccccatccccaacgcccccctctcccccctccccaggtaCCAGTTCAACCCCGCCTTCTTCCAGACCACGGTCACGGCCCAGATCCTGCTGAAGGCTCTGACCAACCTCCCGCACACGGACTTCACCCTCTGCAAGTGCATGATCGACCAGGCCCACGtatccgccccgccgccggggggggCTTTTGGGGAGCCCCCTAGCACCCTCCGCTCCTCCCCAATGGAGCGAGACGTCCCATTTTCCCCCGTGGGACCCCTCGTCATCCGCCTCTTGACCAGGAGACCTGAATTTagggattttggggagggggggcctGGTTTgggggagcagctggggggggtCCGGGCCCTTCTCCCCACATTTCCCTtaacccccccggccccagcaggAGGAGAGGCCCATCAGGCAGATCCTCTACCTGGGGGAGCTGCTGGAGACCTGCCACTTCCAGTCCTTCTGGGTGAGTCCTACCTGCGGGAGAGCACCCCAAACTCCAGGGGGGGTACCCCAAATCTAGGAGGAGTTGGGGCGCTCCCCAGCGCTCGTTGTCCAGCCGGGGATGTTAACGACCACCCCCCTGCCTTCCGCAGCAAGCGCTGGATGAGaacatggagctgctggatgGGATCACCGGCTTCGAGGACTCCGTGAGGAAATGtgagggggggctgtggggggtcctgggggggctgtggggggtcctgggggggccggCAGCTGACGTGGGGTCTCCCCTTCCGCAGTCATCTGCCACGTGGTGGGGATCACCTACCAGCACATCGACCGCTGGCTGTTGGCCGAGATGTTGGGGGACCTCTCGGGTAAGgcagggggtgacaggagggtttggggagggggtagTGGGCTGCGGGCTGAAGCCCCCCCATATTACGCCACCCCCCCAGAGGCTCAGCTGAAGGTCTGGATGAGCAAATACGGCTGGACGGAGCCGGAGCCCGGGCGGATCTTCATCTGCAACCAGGAGGAGAGCATCAAGCCCAAGAACATCGTGGAGAAGATCGACTTCGACAGTGGGTGTCGGGGACCtgggcccccccccaggcctgggGAACCCACCTGGagcttggggacccccccccaggcctgGCGAGCCCCCCTCAGAGCTTGGGCATCCCCCCAAGCCCGAGGCCCCCCCCTCACTCACCTCCTTCTCCCGCAGGTGTCTCCAGCATCATGGCGTCCTCCCTCTGAGCCCCCCCGTTTTACCATCGTGTCCCCCCCAGTTTTAACTCTTGGCTCCACCAGTAAAGGAGAAGCCTCCACGGCGCTGTCGTccttttgggggggctgtggggggggtccctggagctgtggggggggtcctggggggtgacccccccccccccgtggtgcAGCTTAGGGGGCAGGGTCCCCCCCTCCAGGGGGGTGGGAGCACTGCTGCCTGGGGAGGCCACGCCCTCTCCGTGCGTCGCCACGCCCCTTCGCCTGTGGCCACGCCCAGTCAATCTATATTAATGACCCACTTCACTGTTCATGGGTGGGGGGTGGGTTAAGTCGAGTCTTGGGGCCACGGAGGGGGGGCTACCATGAATATTAATGAGGGTGTCGTCCCTTAGGGGCGTGGCTGCCGAAGGCAAGTAGTGTGGCCGGAATGAATATTAATTAGCTTCCCCGCCCCTTCATATATATGCAGTCTGGGCGCAGTGGCTGGCGCATGCGCGGTGGTGGGGAGAGTACGGTGGGCGGGGCGTGGAGGCACGGCGGGCGTGTCTGAATTCGGTGGGCGGGGCGCGGAGGCACGGCGGGCGTGTCGGTGGTGGGCGGGGCGTGAAGGCACGGTGGGCGTGTCCGcacggggcgggcgggggcgcgtcGCGCATGCGCGCGCGGCGGTGGGCGTGCccccgggcgtggcgcgcggcgcatgcgcagcggcggggcgggcggcgggggcgcagAGCCGGTCGGCGCGGCAGGAGCGGAGCGGAGCGATCGCAGCGCCATGGTGGATTACCACAGCGCCGGGCAGCCCTACCCCTACGGCGGCAACGGGCCCGGCCCCAACGGCGACTACATGGCCCAGGAGGATGACTGGGACCGCGACCTCCTCCTCGATCCcgcctgggagaagcagcagcgcAAGgtgggcccggggcggggggggggctgaggggaccctgaggggccagggccgggggggggtctgagggggacCCTGAGGGGCCAGGGCGGGGATCTGAGGGGACCCCtgaggggccagggccggggggggtctgaggggaccCCTGAGGGGCCAGGGCCTGGGGGGATGTCtgaggggccagggccgggggggggtctgagggggacCCTGAGGGGCCAGGGCGGGGATCTGAGGGGACCCCTGAGGGGCCAGGGCCTGGGGGGGCGTCTGAAGGGACCCCTGAGGGGCCAGGGCCTGGGGGGGCGTCTGAAGGGACCCCTGAAGGgccagggcctggggggggtctgaggggaccCCTGAGGGGTCAGGGCCTGGGGGGGATCTGAGGGGACCCCTGAGGGgccagggcctggggggggtctgaggggaccCCTGAGGGGCCAGGGCCTGGGGGGATGTCtgaggggccagggccgggggcgggggtctGAGGGGGACCCtgaggggccagggccgggggggggcgtCTGAGGGGACCCCTGAGGGGTCAGGGCCTGGGGGAGGCGTCTGAGGGGACCCTGAGGGGTCAGGGCCTGGGGGGGGCGTCTGAGGGGGACCCTGAGGGGCCAGGGCCTGGGGGGGGATCTGAGGGGGACCCTGAGGTGTCAGAGACTGGGGGGACCCCTGAGAGGTCAGggccccgggggggaggggggttgtgGGGCTAGaggaggggtcggggggggtgtCTCTGAAGTGAAGCAGGTGCTGGAGGCcctgaggggtgctggggggagcccctggggagggggaggccctGGAGGGGCCCTtcccggggggcagggggggaagggaggtggctgggggggacaggCCCTGCGGTAGGAACTAAGGGCACTGGGGGGGCTCTGAGAGGAGGGGAGCGACAGGGGGCAGCCATAGGGGgggctgtggaggaggaggagggggtgacGGGGACAGGGGATGCTCAGGGCAGTGCTAGGGAGGGGTGATGGGGTCCTGGGGCCCGAGGgacggggggcactgggggcgtGTGGGGCTGGGCAAGGGGGGAGACCTTTGGGGGGCTGGCGTGGACAGCCCAGCACAAAGCCTGGCTCCGAGGGTCTCTCCGGGGTGGGACTCCCGTGTCGGGGGGCTGCGGAGAAAACAAGCCTTCCCCCACGCCTGGCTTCGGAAAAATCCCACGTCCCCCTCTCCGGTGGGCAGCTTCGGCCGGAGCGTGGGCCGGGGGAGCGAGACGCCGCCAGAGCCGGGGTGTAAAAGCGTCCAGGAGAAGGATCCGCTCCCTGGGACAGGAATGGGGAAATAAGGGAGAGGATAAAAGGGCActgggggagaggcggcggcggggaggggcaggTCGAAAGGCGCCGCAGGGAGAGGGTGACGCTCCCGGCACGCTCAGCGCCTCGCCGGGGGTCTCGGCGAGAAGTTTGGGGGGGGTCCACCTGCACCGCAGCCGAACGCCGGGACCCTCCGATCTGCGCCGGGCATCGTGGCCTGGCAAAGCCCGCTCGCCGCGGCACGGACGGGACCGTTCCCTTCGGCAAGCGCCGGGAGCTCCGGCCTGCCGCCTTCCTCCTGGTTAATAATTGGAGACCGTTTGCGGGGAGGCAGCGAGGTGGCCATCTGCTATTTTTGTGTAATTGCCTTAATTGCAGGGGTGGGCGGAGGGGGGTTTCAGACCCCGCGGGCGGAGGagccggccgggccccccccgggctggggggagcggcgTGGGTCGCCGCGCCGGTGCGGACACCTGTATAAACTCCGAAATGGGAACGCTGGGTTTCTGTTGCCATAGTTacgctggggttttttttttgtgtgtgttgtttttttttttttaaaatggcagctAAATGGCATAATTTTTGGCGAAGGAAGCGCGTGCcaggcctcctcctcctccctggagcGGTGCTTCGGCCAGCCCCAACCCGCCGCTTCCCAGCAAGTCTGGGGCCATaacgtgctttttttttttttttttttttttttgctgtcagcCTCACTTTTAACGAACTTTTGGGTCTGTTGGTGCAAAACGCCCGAGttgccccgcggcggggctggaCGCCGTGGCCGTGGGGGTCCGGAGGAGCCGGGGCTGAGCTGCCGCCGGGtttcccagccctgcccggccgcaGCCTCACGTGGAGAAGGAGACACAATATTTAGAGAGGGTTTTGGCTGACGCGCGGCTCGGTAGAACGTGGAGCTGTTTAGTCTCGGGGGGGCGAGGCTGGGAGGGCGAATCGCGCCGTGGCTCGCAGCCCGAGCTGCCGAGCGCGGGCGAGCCGGCACGCCGGCGGATGGATGAGGTTCGTGAGGGCTGGACTCGAAGCCAGTGGTTATAAATTCCAGCTGGTTCAAAGGCAAGGCCTCGTTAGCTTCGGGCGGAGAGCTGGCTAATTAGCAGGCCGCAAACCCCCACCCCGATTCGGCACCCGGCCCGTCGGAAGCGTTTCCCAGGTCTGGCCGTTCCCCCTCTCCGTCATCCCCTTCTCCGTCCGCAGCCGGCGGTGAGTTTGCCTCCGCAGCggctcttcctcttctcctcctcctcctcgggcgaGGGGACAGGCGCGGACGTGCTGCCCGGCGTGGAAAGCCGCCAGCGACTCCAGGGATCTGGGGATCCGGCTTCCCTGTACATCCCTGCTTCCCCGAAGGCGAGGATGAGGCTCAAAGCCAGTCCTGATCCTCCCAGGAGGAGCAGGCGGCGTTGGAAGCGGTTCCTCTGCGGGTGTCGGAAGGACCGGCGCGCTCGGCTTCaagttaattactttttttttttttggagcggttttgtgtctttttgatCTCGGGGGAAGCTGCCGGCATGCCGAACATCCCGCTCGGCCGGGGCTGGctttggagagggaaggaggcGGCGAGCTTCAAGCCTCAAATCCCTTCAACATCTGCTGCGCTGGAATGGAAACGACCGAGGCCTCGTCCCGTCCCTCGCAGGCGGAAAGGCGGCCGGGGTGGACGGACAGGGACGCTCCCGCTCGGAGCGTGCCGGTGCGGAGCCGTCCCGACGGCTGCGGTTTTGCTGCTGGTATGTGTCCAGTCCCCGGGGTTTCTCCTCTGGAATCTCAGCTATGTGCCTGGAACAGCGGGGCACGATCTGCCGGCGTCCGTCCTTCCCGGCGTCCGTCCTTCCCGGCGTCGGCAAACACGccgggaaaaaaagggaaatcatcGCTAGCGCGCGGCCTTAAATAGACGTGCGCGCTCCCAGCTTCCACCCGCTTCCGTCGCTGGTACTGGAAAAATAACTCAGTGAAAATACAGTGTCCTTGAGGGCCGTTGGGGCGATAACGAGCCCACGGGGCGATAACGAGCCCACAGGGCGATAACGAACCCACAGAACGGTAACGAGCGCGGTTCGGGTAATGCTCGTCCCACGGAGTGAACGCCTGCTTCTCGCAGCATCGTCTCCTGCGCCGGAGTCGTTAATTGTACCCGCCGCTGGTTCATCAGATtcgggctgccctgtgctgcttaACGACCTCGGCGTGTTAACGAGGCCGGGCTCACGGCCGGGGCTGGTGTCCTGCCCGCGGCGGGGATGAACGGCGAGGACCGGCGGAAAGAGTCGCTCGCGCCTTCGCCTCGGCTCCCCCGAGAGCACGGACGTGATGGAGGAGCGGCCGCTTCTCCGCTGCCCGGCTGGATTCTTGGTTTCTCTCCAAAGACAAAACATCCGGCCCCGAGAGCCCTCTGCCTCCTCGGAAAACATCGCCGGCACCCTCGGCTGCCTCCGGCTCCCGCGCGGCGGCTTTCGGGCTGTGCCCGGAGCGGGATTCGTCCTTAAACCCTCCTTTGGAGGAAAACGCTCTCTGCATCCCCGCGTTCCTCACCCTCAGCCTGTCGCTGGTGTTTTCCCGGCATTGGAGACGGCTTTTCCGGAGCCTGGAAAAGCCTCTGCGTTCCATTCACCCCCAATTTTTTCCAGAGGAGAGCTCGTATGTAAAAACCCCACGGTGATTCCCGGTGCGATGGTATAAAGGTGCTCGCCCCGATGGTTGCGGCCGGGCGCGTTTTTCTCCGGCGCTTAAGCCCCTTTCGGGCTTGCTGGCTCTCCTCTTTAAAAATAATCCACCTGCTTAATCCCGCTGCGGCAACTTTTCGATCCCAGGTCGGATCCTTGGCGGCAGATTGCCTACCTGGGCCTGGTGGCGGCACGTTAATGCCTGTTTGATGACGCAGACCTGCCGGGCGGGAGCCCCGCTTACGCAAAGCGCCGGGGAAACGCTCTGGCAGGGCTTTCCACGACGCCCAGGCACGACGGCCCTTCCTAACGAGCAGGACTGACGACCggggatggggaaaggaggatttttttggaCCGCGTGCTCCTCCTCAGAGCCGCGCTGGCAGCGCCGGGACAAGGGGCGCCGGTCGGTGGGATAAACGAGCGTTAATTCCTCCATCTGGCCCTTTGGCTTGGTAATAtccctctgcttttcccttttttttttctggcacgTGTCGGAGCCTCTCCTCCCACCTCGGGTGGGGGCAGCGCCTGGTTTTA
This is a stretch of genomic DNA from Calonectris borealis chromosome 32, bCalBor7.hap1.2, whole genome shotgun sequence. It encodes these proteins:
- the EIF3K gene encoding eukaryotic translation initiation factor 3 subunit K isoform X1, which produces MPGERPRRKRKLPRPPEPGTALPFPAAPRVMALFEQMRANVGKLLRGIDRYNPENLATLERYVETQAKENAYDLEANLAVLKLYQFNPAFFQTTVTAQILLKALTNLPHTDFTLCKCMIDQAHQEERPIRQILYLGELLETCHFQSFWQALDENMELLDGITGFEDSVRKFICHVVGITYQHIDRWLLAEMLGDLSEAQLKVWMSKYGWTEPEPGRIFICNQEESIKPKNIVEKIDFDSVSSIMASSL
- the EIF3K gene encoding eukaryotic translation initiation factor 3 subunit K isoform X2; translated protein: MALFEQMRANVGKLLRGIDRYQFNPAFFQTTVTAQILLKALTNLPHTDFTLCKCMIDQAHQEERPIRQILYLGELLETCHFQSFWQALDENMELLDGITGFEDSVRKFICHVVGITYQHIDRWLLAEMLGDLSEAQLKVWMSKYGWTEPEPGRIFICNQEESIKPKNIVEKIDFDSVSSIMASSL